GACATTCAAAAAAAAATGTTTGGAAAGAAAGATGGCGCTTGCCGCCAATATGCACACCACGAGGAACAACGAGTTGTTGTACGATTCCCGACGAAAGATGCGCGCGAGCAGGAACATGAACATCCCTGCGTTGAGGAGGAAATTGCCGTAGAGCAGGAAATAGGGCGCAAGGCCGACAAAACCCGAGGCTTCTCTTTGTGCCACCGCCAAGCCATTGTCGTTCACAAAGCCCCTCCACGCTCGCCCCACCACTTTCCGATTGGCAGCCACGCTGAATGTAAGATACGCGAATATCCCAACCAATATCCAAAACAAGGCTTGTTCTGACAGCGTGTTGCCGCGCCGAGGCAAAAAGGAGGAAGGGCGGAAAGGCTTGGTGGTGTTCTCAGCCAGCGCAAGCGCCGCGCCCGGCACCCGGTGTGGCTTCACGTTGAAAGGATTGGCGTCGAGCGGAGATGAGGGTGCCAGCAAGGCAAGGCGTTGCTTCAGTTCAAACGGGTTGGCCGAATCCTGCCCCTTCGACCAGCCGACGAGGGCAAGGCAACACGCCAAACAAAGTGCGAACCGAATCATGGGGCAAAGGTAAGGCAGCCGCATCACTTTCCGAATGCCTCTATGCGCCTTACGCAAAGTTGTGCCGGGCGAATGCCCACTAACCCAAAGGGCATTGACCGGACACGGCATTAAGTACCGAGACAAAATTATTCAAGCATTTCACACGACGACACAACGGCACAAAGAATTGATTATCAGAAAAATAAAATCGTAGTGTCGCCGTGTCGTTGTGTGAAATAAATCTGTCCGGGTACTTAGTTTAAAATCCTTTTGTAAAAATTTAGGGTAGAGGGTAGACAGTAGAGGGTGGAGGATAGAGACACTTGCTTTTGGGTCGCACGCTGTTTCAATGGAGAGGGAATAATCCTTCTACCCTCTGCCTGCGTTTTTACATCCTTTTTTGGTTGCGCATATTTTGTGCATTCGAGGGCTGATTTCTTTCCTACTTTTGCCTCGCTTTTTCATCTCCGGTGCCCGTGTGTGCGGAAGCCGGAATTTCTTTTTTATCAATGAAGATAGATGTCATCTTGGGCCTTCAGTGGGGCGACGAAGGCAAAGGCAAAATAGTGGATTTTCTCGCCAACGATTACGACATCGTGGCGCGTTTTCAGGGAGGGCCCAATGCTGGCCACACCCTCAAATTCGGTGGCAACAAGTATGTGCTGCACACTGTCCCTTCCGGCATATTTAGAGCAGATTTGGTGAATCTCATCGGCAATGGCGTAGTGCTTGACCCATTGGTGTTTCAGCGCGAGTTGCGCTCGTTGGAGCAGAGCAACGTTCGGTTCCATAGCCGGTTGCTCATCGCACGCAAGGCGCATCTCATATTACCCACCCATCGCTGGCTCGACGCGGCCAGCGAGGCGCACAAAGGCGTTGCAAAAATAGGCTCCACCCTCAAAGGCATCGGCCCTACCTACATGGACAAAACCGGGCGCAACGGCCTACGGGCAGGCGATATTGAGTCCCCTAATTTTCGAGAGCATTATGAAATGCTGAAAACCAAACACTTGGAACTATTGAAAATTTACCCCGAAGTGCCATTTGATTTGGAAAAGGAAGAGGAGGCATGGTTTGAAAGCCTCGACACGCTTCGCGCTTTGCCCTTCGTGGATGGCGAATACTACATCAACGAGGCGCTCGCTGCCGGAAAAAAAATACTGGCCGAAGGAGCGCAAGGCTCCATGCTCGATATTGACTATGGCACCTACCCTTTTGTCACTTCCAGCAATACGATTACGGCTGGGGTTTGCACGGGGCTGGGTGTTGCGCCGCAGCACATTGGCCGGGTCATTGGCATCACCAAAGCGTACTGCACCCGCGTGGGCGGCGGCCCGTTCCCGACCGAACAGGACAATGAGATTGGCGAGATGCTGCGGCAGGAAGGTCAGGAATTTGGCTCCACCACGGGTCGGGCGCGGCGTTGTGGCTGGATTGACCTGCCACAGCTGCGCTACACTATCTTGCTCAACGGCGCGACGGAACTGTGCATGACGAAGATTGATGTGCTCAATATATTTTCCGAAATAAAGGCCGCCACTCACTACCGCTATGCCGGAAAAGAGCAACAGAACTTGCCCTTCGACCTTTGCCAGACCGCCGTCGAACCCTTGTTCAAAACTTACAAGGGCTGGAATGCCACGCTGGAGTCGGCTGCTACTTTTGAAAGCTTGCCAGCCGAAACTCGCGCCTACCTGAATGATTTGGAGCGTTACCTAGGGGTGCCCATCAAAATGATTTCGACGGGGCCAGAGCGGGAAAAACTGATAGTGCGGTGAGAAAGAGGATTCTGCCGAAATCATCGCTCTGATGCCGTGTCCGGTTAATGGTTTTATACTTCTCGCCGTTAGGTTTTGTGCATGGCAAAAACTTAACGGCGAGAAGTATACATGTCCTGTACAGACGGAATCCCTTACTGGCACATTATCCATCAGCCTGACAAGAGCGGAATGGATTGCGATTTGGAACAACATTTTCAATTGCCTCCCAGCAACGCCTATACCCTCCCCAACTTCCCCCATTTTCGCCTGTTCGACGCGCACGACAGCCCCTGCGACACGCTCGGCATCAACGGCCCGCCGCCGCCCCAATGCGCCGGCCGCATCCGCGTCTACCCCAACCCGGCGCAGCACCTCGCCCGCAGCGAGCTGCCCGACTGCGAGGGCGGCTCGCTGCGGGTGTTCGATGCCATGGGCCGCTAGGTGGAAGACCTCGCGCTCGCGCCCGAGCGCGTCGGCACGGAGCTCGACGTGTCGCGCTATGTGCTGGGCATCTATTTTCTGCACATCCGAACGGCCATTGGCGAGGCGGTGGTGCGGTGAAGAGGGGGATTGACGGTTGCACGATTTGTTGATGTGCCGGGCGCGACTGAAGTAAGGTGCTGCTGTGGGCGGGGATGTCAATAAGTGCCGAAATCGTCAATCGCGCATTCGTCAATCATACAATCCTCTATCCCCCTTCCCGCTCTCCAGCTCTTTCTTCCTGTGATACCAAGCCTTGGCCTTCGTTTGGCTGCCACAGGTGGACATGTTGCACCAACGCCGTGCGCCGTTTTTGGAAGTGTCGAGAAAAAGCCAGCCGCAATTGTCACAGGCTTTCACCCGTGGAAGGCGAGCGCTCAGCAGCAATGACTCAGCCGACAAGGCGATAATCCAGAGCGGTTTTTCCATGTAGGTTTTTTTGAAAATGCCGCGTTGGAGGCCGCTGTCGGTCATTTTGATGCAAGTGTACATATACACCTCATGGAGGAAACCATTGAGTGTTTCCAAGTGGGCGGGGTGTACTTTCCCGTTTTTAGCGTAATAGTCAAAGAAATTGTAAATCGCCTCGCGCAGCGCCCGCACCTCGTCCATGTCGCCGGGCGGCATTTTTTCCCACGCCTCGTATTCCTTTTCCGGCAACACGCCCAGCCGCCGCACCCACCGAGCGAAGTCGTCCCAGGTGTTGAGATATTCCTCGCCTTTGGCGGGTTTGCGCGTCGAGACGGTGTTCGCGAAATCAAGGCAAAGCCATCCGCCGTCGAGCGTGATTTCTTCTATCGGGCTGTTCATAAAAAAATTTTACGGTCAAACCTTGTTTTATTGGTAAAACCCCTTGCAATTTTACGGCCTAAATTTGCTTTGACAGTAAAAATTATGCGTGAAATGAAAACAGAATTGGCTCAATACATCCGCCAACTGGAAAAAAACTACGATGGGCACCCATGGTACGGCGATTCGTTGCTTCATAAACTGGAACAGATTAGGCCAAAAGAGGCCTTCGCAACGCCCGTGCCGGGTGCTCATTCGGTGGCGCAACTTACGGCACACATTCTGATTTGGCGGCGAATGCTGGTGGAGAAATTGAAAGGCCATGCCGAATTTAAAATCAAACTGAATTCAGTGGAGGATTGGCCTGCGCAACAAACGTTGCAGGAAAAAGGCTGGGAAAATCTATTGGCCGAACTCGCCGACAACCACCGCGAACTGCTCGAACTCCTGTCTGCCGAGTCGGACGAATTGCTCGAACGGAAATTTGACGACAAACACCCTTTCCGTCATCTTTTAGAGGGCATCATCCAGCATGACGCCTATCACATCGGGCAAATCGGGCTGTTGCAGGCGAGACTCAAAGCGCGGCTACCCGAACCAGAGAAGCCCCCTAACTCCAACATGAGGGATATTGCGCAGATGCTGCGCGAGTCCGTCGAAGCCGCCCGCCCGCGCCTCGAAGCCCTGAGCGGGAAGGTGGCTTCCATCAAACTGCGCCCGGAAAAATGGTCGGTCAAGGAAATCATCGGCCATTTGGTGGACTCGGCGGCGAACAACCACCAGCGTTTCGTGCGGGCACAGTTGGGGGCTACGGACTTGCAACCCTACCGCTACGCGCAAGACCATTGGGTCGGCTTGCAACAGTATCAGTCGGCGGACTGGCATTCGCTGCTGTCGTTGTGGTACTACTACAATGTGCATTTGGCGGGTCTTATCGCCACTTTGCAACCCGAGTTCCTTGAAAACGAATTGGATGTGTGGGAAGAACCGGCCACGCTGCGCTTTGTGGCGGAGGACTATGTGCGGCATCTCAACCACCACCTCGACCAAATTTTCAACATCGCCTATCCCACTCAGGGCTACGGGCGTTGAGGGAACTTTTGACCAAGTTTTTGAGATTTGAATCCTGACCCACCAACCGACAGACTCCATCCAAAACCACTTTTGCTATGAACTCGAACAAAAACAATCCCTGCCATGTATCGCTCTTTTTTTGCTTTACTCTTTCTGCTTGCTCTATTTGCCTGCCAAAACACCCCTCCCCCATCAGATGAAACCCTCCCGGAAAAACCCGTGTCGGAGGTTCGCTACCAGCCCTCCGACGTTCAAAAAATGAGGTGGTTGGCCGGAGCGTGGAAAAGCTCGGCAAACAACCAAACCTTCTTGTTTCACGGTGGCAACTCGCTGGAAATCATGTTGTCGAGCAAAACCGGCGGAGCCGATAACTTCTATCTGACTTGGAACGACGGGCGCTACTATTACGGCGCGAACCGCCAATGGGTCGTTACTTGGATTGGAGAAAAAGACGTGCGACTCGACCCCGTGAAACCCAATCTTTTGCCCATGACTTGGACGCGCCTGAACGACGACCGGTGGCATCTTGTCCGCCACACGCCCGACAAAGACGAAGCCGTCGTCATGGAGCGAGCCAATGAAATGCAACCCTGATTTTGAATAGATTCCCACTTCGGTCATGCTGATAGTTTGGCAACGCAAAGGATAAAACAATGAAGTCGTGAACACAAAAACACTTTTCCTATGAACACAAAAACGCAGCCCTCCGCGGGCCTTGTCGTGGCGGCATTCGCCGCCATCTATCTTATCTGGGGCAGCACCTATCTCGCCATTTTGTTCGGCCTGAAGACCATGCCCCCCTTTCTCATGTCTGGCATTCGCTTTTCCATTGCTGGTGCCGTTC
This genomic interval from Saprospiraceae bacterium contains the following:
- a CDS encoding DUF4271 domain-containing protein; this translates as MRKAHRGIRKVMRLPYLCPMIRFALCLACCLALVGWSKGQDSANPFELKQRLALLAPSSPLDANPFNVKPHRVPGAALALAENTTKPFRPSSFLPRRGNTLSEQALFWILVGIFAYLTFSVAANRKVVGRAWRGFVNDNGLAVAQREASGFVGLAPYFLLYGNFLLNAGMFMFLLARIFRRESYNNSLFLVVCILAASAIFLSKHFFLNVARWLFPVEKEIDRYNFLVIIFNCVLGLFLVPFNFLLAFSSKSRLFEGYSEEYQQFLPLWILSLVGIFYLYRGLRSLAIGSKILADNKFHFLLYLCAVEFAPLLLLVKLALIQAK
- a CDS encoding adenylosuccinate synthase, which gives rise to MKIDVILGLQWGDEGKGKIVDFLANDYDIVARFQGGPNAGHTLKFGGNKYVLHTVPSGIFRADLVNLIGNGVVLDPLVFQRELRSLEQSNVRFHSRLLIARKAHLILPTHRWLDAASEAHKGVAKIGSTLKGIGPTYMDKTGRNGLRAGDIESPNFREHYEMLKTKHLELLKIYPEVPFDLEKEEEAWFESLDTLRALPFVDGEYYINEALAAGKKILAEGAQGSMLDIDYGTYPFVTSSNTITAGVCTGLGVAPQHIGRVIGITKAYCTRVGGGPFPTEQDNEIGEMLRQEGQEFGSTTGRARRCGWIDLPQLRYTILLNGATELCMTKIDVLNIFSEIKAATHYRYAGKEQQNLPFDLCQTAVEPLFKTYKGWNATLESAATFESLPAETRAYLNDLERYLGVPIKMISTGPEREKLIVR
- a CDS encoding CGNR zinc finger domain-containing protein; protein product: MNSPIEEITLDGGWLCLDFANTVSTRKPAKGEEYLNTWDDFARWVRRLGVLPEKEYEAWEKMPPGDMDEVRALREAIYNFFDYYAKNGKVHPAHLETLNGFLHEVYMYTCIKMTDSGLQRGIFKKTYMEKPLWIIALSAESLLLSARLPRVKACDNCGWLFLDTSKNGARRWCNMSTCGSQTKAKAWYHRKKELESGKGDRGLYD
- a CDS encoding DinB family protein, with product MKTELAQYIRQLEKNYDGHPWYGDSLLHKLEQIRPKEAFATPVPGAHSVAQLTAHILIWRRMLVEKLKGHAEFKIKLNSVEDWPAQQTLQEKGWENLLAELADNHRELLELLSAESDELLERKFDDKHPFRHLLEGIIQHDAYHIGQIGLLQARLKARLPEPEKPPNSNMRDIAQMLRESVEAARPRLEALSGKVASIKLRPEKWSVKEIIGHLVDSAANNHQRFVRAQLGATDLQPYRYAQDHWVGLQQYQSADWHSLLSLWYYYNVHLAGLIATLQPEFLENELDVWEEPATLRFVAEDYVRHLNHHLDQIFNIAYPTQGYGR